The DNA segment caaaatggaataaaaaaaaattcactagctaaagaattttttatatttttagatagccaattaaaataaatttttaattaagaataatattttcattatattattacaaaaataattattattgaaaaataatgttttagaaactaaaattttaataaagaaatatttttaagagatatcaacacaccaaataatagttcaagtagtagtaaaagagttaagtcttatccaaagagtcaaTTCATTatctcaacatttgattgttttgctataaatatgagttattattatgcttcctgactatttttagtatccaatgacaccggcaagaatggtatcaaaaaaagaaaatagaagaaatggttaattttttttcatacagttaatatccaatgattatctatatttactaaAAAAATGTAACTTTTAAGATTATTTAggtacaatccaaataacttaaatatttgacatatTACTAATTAGTGTCCGTGCAGGGTACTAATATTAATTTTTCTTGAAAAGGAAAAATTTGGGGCTCGTTCATTATCCGTCCCAGCCGCAGGTACCTCATGTAAATAATAACTCGCGGGTCCCAACGCGGAGAATTTCCTTTCTCATCACACTTGGCTTCACGAAAGAGCGAGTAAATAAAAGTTTGAAACTACAAGCGCGTAAAGCCCTAATTCTTTGCAAGTACGTCATCCTAATCTCGCACATTGAATTGCGTGTCCACACCATGACTAATCATGCACCCCTTTGCCATCTCCTCTTCGTTTGCTAACCAAAACTgcaatatttatttttatcttttccgCCAAACCAAAATTGCAGCTGCCATTTTAATGCCCATTAATGATCTCCTCTATATATTTCTCTTTCCCTAAGCCATACAATTCTTGTATTTTGATCTTGAACTTATTTGTTGCAAATAGTAGCAGTAGCTATGGCGGACAATTCCACTCAGTTGAAATCCGATGCTATATTTGAGCAAATGAAACTTCATCTCACTACTGATGCTGGCAAGGCACTCATAAAAAAAATTGGCCTCGTTTACCAAATCAACATCGCCCCAAAGGTAAAATCCCCCTTTTCCCCTAATTTTACATTCCTGTATATGTATAAATTCTTTTATATTccttaattttatgttttttttttaatttttgatctGCAGAAAATTGGATTCAATGAGAAGGTGTATGTTGTTGATCTGAAGAAAGGAGAAACAAAGGAAGGTTgggctttttttcttcttcctttctatTATCGAGTATTTAAATGAAATGAATCCGAATAAATAGAAATAGTTGTAGAGGATTTATATAGTCGATTCCAATTAATATAGAAATTGAGAATGAAATTGTTTGCTTCCTGTTACTGATCGCTTTAAATTGTATGGATCCGAAATTGAATTTGGGTATTTGTTTAATTGGGAATTTAGGGCCATACGAGGGTGGGAAACCCGATGCAACCTTTTCATTTAAGGATGATGATTTTGTGAAGATTGCCACTGGAAAAATGAATCCCCAAATTGCTTTTATGAGGTATTATTATCCTTCTATTTATCCTTTTcagctttttattttatttgtttgcAACTTTTTGATCTTTTAAAGTTTCGAGCTTTTTgataatttgtgattttcgaatgGATTTTGATGCAGGGGTGCAATGAAAATTAAGGGCAGCATAAGTGCAGCACAGAAATTCACACCTGACATTTTCCCAAAGCCTTCAAAAATGTGAACAAAGCTACTACAAAAATGTCAGTAGGGACTGTTCTTTAATATTTTGTGTCACCAAAAATCAACTCATATGATAAGAAAATTATGGAGGATTTGAATTTTATTTGTCTGTTCTTAGGGTATAATTCTGTGTCCCTTTTATGATGTATTACTGGGCTTTCCATCAAGGAACTGAAATTTAATGTTCACATTTTACAGAGACTGATTATTGTGTCTTATCAATTCACATTGAGCTTATATTTTACATAAATGATTCTGTTTTATGGTTATGTCTATCATTTTAGTTATACTGATCCAAAATCTTAATTATCTGTTTTATGGTTATGTCTTCATATAGTTGGCCTAGTGATGCTAAAATACATGTTGATGTTGGTTAATCTTGATTACCTTGCTGGAATTTGAGTTTATTTTGTTGAACATTGCATCTGCTGTAGCATTCTGTTTCTTTTTGTTTCTATTATAAATAGCTTGCAGTTGACAGTGACATATGGATCTTTTCTGTTGGGTGAAGTAGTTAAATGGCATTGTATAAAGACCAATAGAAGGAAGGCCATATTTAGTTGGATTAACTTAGAGGAGATATATCAAACTAAGGGATTCAACCTCGACTACTGAGGGTGGAAATAGAGAATCTTGCATGTCTTAGTGAAAACTAATAAAGAACTGAACAAGCAACAATGTCATGCTTGATTTTAGCCAAAGGCCAAAAAAGTTATCACAATCAATAATTTCATGCATAATTAGCAACTAGAAGCACATATTGCAtgttggttacttcttctttccCGTTTTCACTTTGCCGTTTTAGTGATCTTTACTCTTTTTGAGTTTGGTTATTAAGTTCAACAATTTGATTGTAATGATTTTAGTTCCCCAAATCTTCTAGTCTGCACAAGTGGATGAACCAATTCTCAATTGTTGCGGCAACTGTCAAGCAAAATTTCTTCAAAACTTGCTACATGTAAATTATATACTTGGATATTCATACTTATAACATGGGTGATTCATAGTTGACGTTTTGTTGAATCTACATTTGATTAGTAGATTTTATTTTCTGGTTAGGTAAAAACGGGAAAGATGGGAGTACTTCTGATTTTATGTAATCTGGTTTAGTGGATCGCCTAAGTGATCTCCGATTGATCACTTATTAGTTATTACCAGGATTATTTTTTATAAAGTGGGAGATCCTGGTGAAATCTAAATCGCCTATATATTATCTAGAGATCACCCATGTATTTATTTATGGTCGCGTAAGTGATCTCCTATTGATTGCTTATTAATTATTTACCAGGATCATTTTTTATAGGGATAATTTCAGAGACCTCCCTTTACATTTTGTTCTATCACACTAACCTCCCTTATGGTTTTGGATATTACACTTACCTcccgtattttgatttttttgtaaCAATTCTTTTAAtatactattttttttataaaggAAAAAAATTATGATCTGACTAATTTGCCCTTTTTAATATACTACTATTAATTAATTATGTTAACACATTTTGAATTTTCCTAATATTACTTGCACCTCAACAGAGAAAAATTTGCACGAAAACCAAGACCTAATCCTAGAATTATTTTTTTTTCCGCGAAATGACAATATCTTCAACTACTACAACCACAAAGTTAAGGATATAAATTTAACTTATCAAGTTTCCTAGCTAATCTTTTATGCATTGTTCCTCTACAACATACCTCTTGGATAATTTGTTTCATAATATGCTTCGAATCTGATTGCGTACCTCGGTATACCCATTGGtttctttctttccaaatctaGTACACACCACTACAAGTGCCATGCTGTATATCTCTACCTCGGCTCTTCTTCCTCTTGCATAAACTTCAGCCCACTTTAGTTCCTCTTGCCAATACATTACCATTCTGCTTGTCCCTTGCCAAGCTAGGACCTTTTTCCAGATATGGGAAGACGTTACATtgaaagaacaagtgtgaaatactTTCGTTCCCATTACAGAGTGGACAAGCCAACAGAACCTCCATTCCCCATTTTATTAATCTATCTCTAGTAAGCAATTTTACATATGCCACGCGCTTTaatgggcgtttggacataagaattgtaaaatttcaaaaaaaaaaagtgaatttttttttcaagtgaaaatggtatttgaaaattagagttgtgtttggacatgaacataattttgggttgtttttgaatttttgtgagtgatctgagtaaaattttggaaaacagctttttggagtttttcaaattttcgaaaaattccaaattcatcttcaagtgaaaattgaaaattttatggccaaacactaatttcggaaaaaagtgaaaaatttcttttgtccaaacgggctcttaataTGAATATCCATTTGGAAGCTCCTTAAGTTATTACACACTAACTTCCTTCATGAAACTTTAGGAAAAATACCTCTCATTTTAGTGTACAACTTCCTAGTAGAGAAGTTTGACAGTGATCGAAACTCATTAGCATTTATTCCTGCTAGTTCAACATAGAGCCGTAGTTGTCTCCTTTAATTAGAGAGTATGTTGTAATTAGTTTTTGGCGATGGTTTAatgggaagaaagaaaagaatgtgATGGAGAACTGCATATGAAGATACTTATCAGGAGCTTGCATAGATTTCATTAAGAATCCTTTTTCTTTAAGCAAATCTTGTTTCCATTAAAATGGATTTGAGTTCTTCACTTGATGTTCAATGAAATCATATCGTTTCTTTTGTAATTTAAATGAAACGGAGCAATAGTGCTAGTGAAGTATCGGGTTTGGAACTTTCAAAAGagtaacaaaagaagaaaaaaaaaagaaaattctaTTCAAAATAATGAAATACTTTACTTTGTGCGTGAAGAATCAATCGGCTTTGCTCATCTTAAATATTGGCAATTACTCCTAAAGGAACTTTAAAAATGATCACAGTATTAATTAAATAACATACTATCTTAAAAAGAGTAGATTTGTCATAATGTCATTTATCTACATTAAAATTATTAGGTAAAAAGAATtgttaaaaaaatcaaaataaggaaaataaGCGTAATATCCAAAACCACGAGGGAGTTCAATGTGATAGAGCAAACGTGAGGGGAGCTCTCTAAAATTACCCTTTTTTTATAAAGTGGAAGATCCTAGTGAAATCATAGATGGCTTATGTGTTATCTAGAAATTATCTATGTACATAGAACGTGTGTTACATAGAAATCGCTTATGTATTATTTATGATCACCTAAGTAAATTTAGGTTGATTGCTAATAAGTTATTATCAAAATCATTCCTTTATAAAATGAAAGATTCTGGTAATATCatagataattatgtattatctAAAAAATACACATATATTTTTATGATCACCTATAAAGAAATGGAAGAACAGTATATTATTGTAAAAATCAATTAAAGACATTGCAAGCACGTGGCTaactttattttttctatttcataTGGATTCTTGTATAGGGCCAAGATAATGCAAAGACACATTTCTCCAGCAAGTAtacaagaaaataaatgaaatgaATCCGAGGCTTGGAGGTAGGAATGGCAATGTAGTGGAGTGGATGCAGGGCGGGGCGGGTTTAAGCTTATGCGGGTATGGAGCGGGAGCTGTCACGATCCGAAAATTTTACAATCGGGATCGTggtggcgcctaacatttcacttgctaagcaagccaacgttagaatagTTTATCTATTTTTGACAGTTCAgatcaaataataataaaaaagccAAAATAACTGAAATAAATCTGAGGTAACGTGCGAAAAAACCATAACAACTGAAATATCTAATACAACCCCGAATCTGGTGttacaagtgcacgagctactagaatagcATAAATAAAGGTCTATATAAAAGTAAAGTTGTCTGAGGGAAAGTACACCACTAAGATAAAGAAGAACGGGACTCTAGGGGCTATGGATGCCGAgcagctatacctcaagtctccactcAATAGCCGGCTCAAGCAATCTATGGACCGCTGCTGGGATCGACTCTAAAATCTTCACAAAAAGTGCAGAATGTAAtataagtacaaccgaccccatgtactctataAGTGACGAATctaacctcaacgaagtagtgacgaggttaagGCAATCACTTACAATAACCTGTATGCAGTATATAATAAtgacagaaaagaaaaaaatacagaaaCGAATTAAAGCAGTTAACACATGAAAGTAACTCAATCTATGAAGAAAAACCAGTAAATGCCAGAAATACCAATCTTTAGAGTCTCGTATGAAAGTACCAAAGTCCACACAATACAACAAGGAATGTAAATCACATAAactattgcggcgcgcaatccGATCCTACCGTACAATACAATTCTTCCTTATTCCACCataataatatcaacaataataaGTAAAAAtatattgcggtgtgcaacccgatcccactatatAATCAGAATCAATATCATAACTCACCTTTATTTCGCCACATCAATCCACTCTTGTTTTACCTGTTGtggcgcaacccgatcccaccgtgtCAATataaattcacccttatttcgcAATATCAATCCATCCTTATTTCATCTGTTGCGGCGcataacccgatcccaccgtacagtATGGACAATTCAGTAAGTGCAATCAATTTAACAACTCAAATCACAAGTATCCTGTATGATTAATGGATATGAAACAGAACCAGAAAGGAAATCTCATCTCAAATTACGAATTCATTGTGATTAATACTAAACGGTAAGACAAATCAAATAAATATCAACTAAAGGGTACAAGTAAGTCAACTAAGACAGGTAGCAGTAAATCATGGAAGCTTGGGAAAATCTAACATTTTTAACATGAGAATAATAATTGACAATTAACAAATAGAGGCATGGGAAGCATTTAAAGCATGTAACAGTTAAGGCATGAAATGAAATATTTAATGAAATGCGGAAAAACAGGGAAACAAGTATTTTAGCGGAATACATACActtgtcaccttgcatatacaccGCAACACATgaatttcacatagcacatagcaCATAGCTCAAgagttcctaattccctcaaatcaaggttaaacccaacacttacctcactccacaATCAACCAGGGTTTTTCCTCTAGAATTCGTCTCCAAACTagccgaatctaaccaaaatcgacttaataacatcaaataatatTTGGGAAATCAATTACGATAACACTTttttcaaaaagtcaacaaaagaaaatcccgggctcgcttggtcagaactcgagattcggaccaaaactcatttacccattcaccctcgagcccgattatgtaatttgtttagaaattcgACCCCAAATTTAGGACTAAATCTcaaatttgcaaaaaaaaaactccctattcttcccaaatctttaatatctaccatgaaaatcctagatttaatGTTGAAAACTTGTGAAATGTAACGGGTAATTGAGAGAAAGTAGATTAAggtcacttaccaatgaatttagAAAGAAAGGTTcttgggaaaatcgcctctagggtgcTTAGGATTGAGAATTTGAAAGAATGAGCTAAAATCTCGTATTTCCCTTCTTTTGTCCAGCCGCAGATATCGCAATTGTGAcctggggttcgcaattgtgaaccccgcAAATGCAATAAagcctttgcaaatgcgaagattcccCATCTTTGctgccatcgcaaatgcgatggttttgttcgcaattgcgaacttggACTTTTGCAATTGCGGCcgtctgatcgcaaatgcgaaccactCTCCCCCAGTAccccttcacaaatgcgaaccacTCTCCCCAAATGCGAACTTGATAGAGGAAATgaatgttcgcaaatgcaaacattAACCTTGTAATTGCAAGATTAGAGGTTGCACCAGAACTAGATTTTTACCAACTATTTTTCTTAAGTCCAAACCACTCCGAAGCCTATCCAGAACTCACCTGAGCTCTCGgagctctaaaccaaacatgcacacaattTCAAAAAATTTATATGAACTCGTTCACGCGATCAAAATACCAAAAcaacacctagaactacaaacCGGAAaccaaaacaaatgaaattttcaatgaaacttaagaactttcatTTTAACAACCAGacgttcgaatcacgtcaaatgaatTTTTTTGtaccaaattttatagacaaGTCATAAATCCAGTAATGAACTTATACCAAGTTCCGGAACCAGAATCCGGATCCGATAGCAACAAAGTCAAACTTGAATTTTGTTAAACCTTtaaacttctaattttcaacaAATTGCGATAAATCAAGAtaaggacctccgaattcgattcagGACATACACCTGTCATGCCCTAAACTTGaagaggcgtggctggcactcgGTTCCGTACtcggcccgagcgtaccactctgtaactatgaactctggaggggtaaccctcaacttaggccgatgaggccatattctgtaTTGTTTGAAAATAATGTCTCTCTTATTTGTGGGGTAAACATATCCAAAAACTGATATATATAACTATGCCGACCGATTAAGCCGCCATGAATATCTACTGATATAAGAATATACaagactcgtctacaagcctctagagataactgaattGTACCATGATCCGGACAGAGCCTCGACTTACctatcaaacctgtatatataaatggactccaaggtctagacctggtaactccgaggaagtggagcttactaACCAAGATGATATTTGACTCTGCCTACTGGGAGGGTCTGTCCAATTGTCAATGAGGACATGCAtacatgaaatgcagtgtccccagcaaaagagatgtcagtacaaaataatgtacagagtatgtaaggcaatagaataattgaaagttaaaattgaactgataatataataactaaaggTAACTGGAAGTCAAATATAATCTGaaaatatgcttacctgctgatactgactcaactctctcaatatagtaagtaaaatagctgttCGACCTTATAAAGCTCGGTATATgtatctgctctgccgtagtaggctcgctcataagagctcgaccatactaggctctgtatctcggccatttCGGGATCGCTCATAGGCGTTCGACCATagtaggctcagtatataactcactatctgatcagaggttgcccccccatcgattatagctcgatagtggtgaaaataatgtaatactgtatatatatatatatatatatatatatatatatatatatatatatatatatatatatagagagagagagagagagagagagagagagagattatccGCTCTCTTGGCTGAcagaagacaaaactaaactgaatatgaattCCCGATAAGGGATAATGCTGTAACGTATGAGACtaggaaaatgtacataaatttagggatatgaacttctctttatgtctcgttatcaaacacatgtagttattggatcatgccaaaatgaaagaaaggtttagccttaacataccttatcacaatatgtccaaTAGCCACGTTAAACTCCTCTTGTTTCACCTTAATCTATAACAATGATAACAATACTATCATTAAGTTATGGAAGGTACAACTATCACACAacgaacgacaagcttattttgtaACAAAACGGGCAACATCTCCCATATAATCTTTACTTTTCCCTAATTCGACATAACACCAACAACGCAAGAACACaataataacaacatatatacattatttttcaACCTTATATCCATCACAAAATACCACGAAAtagcccaacatacccctattACTCCATACACAAAACGACAACcatagtagtgtcaaacaacccaaaaatataacgACGACGACCAGCCAGCCCCCCTGCCGTTATGTATTATTTTtccacacccttactcctccaaaaatccacaaaaacagaagcaaaagagacaacccaatagaAATATAAAACaacccacaaaacagtccactacaagttgaacaactcgaactcacggcttccgataaccgtcccgtgagttcttacaattaTTGAATAAATTTCTctaatttaaaagaagaaaaaaaagattaaaaGGTCAGTATACTTACCATATTTGGTGAATATCTCAgctccttgtcacacctcctttttacctacaccccccgtgaaggggcgtaaagggagtttttctaattaaaggacaatcgaaacgggatttattatttaattcagagtcgccacttggagatttatggtgtcccaagtcaccggttggatcccgaatcgaggaaaagattgactctgtataacagtccgcgaatcagaaatccgagtaaggaattctgttaacccgggagaaggtgttaggcattcccgagttccgtggttctagcacggtcgctcaactgtcatattcggcttatttatctgattttaatacatgttgaacctatgtgcaaattttaactttttaccacttttattattatcatttttaccgagaattgcaacatcgtgaaaatacatctcgaaccacgtcacatcaatgcacccgtggttattgacacatttcaactctgttgagatttggatttgggtcacataaatgcgcacccgagtttaagaagataacgtTATTAAGTACGCGCCTAaggcgactagcgtatcattattttgggtagggccgcaaaattttgctaaacggtccatcccaaagtctaagtaattttaccaacacgtatagagggccccgcagcttgtgtatttttatttgtcgaggctcgtctcattcattattttttaaaggaatttgcaacgtcatggaaatgcatctcgaaccacgtcacaatcaatgtacccgtaatTAGCGACACATTCCGACTTTGTtaagacttggatttgggtcacataaatgtgcacccgagtttaagagagtaaattatttaaagcgcgccggaagtgacttgcgcgttattatcttttggggaaggccatgaaattcgctaaacgtcccgtccctaagtctaagtattttaaaacaaatatttattgagggtcccgcaa comes from the Nicotiana sylvestris chromosome 4, ASM39365v2, whole genome shotgun sequence genome and includes:
- the LOC104210980 gene encoding sterol carrier protein 2, which encodes MADNSTQLKSDAIFEQMKLHLTTDAGKALIKKIGLVYQINIAPKKIGFNEKVYVVDLKKGETKEGPYEGGKPDATFSFKDDDFVKIATGKMNPQIAFMRGAMKIKGSISAAQKFTPDIFPKPSKM